From Pagrus major chromosome 2, Pma_NU_1.0, one genomic window encodes:
- the rinl gene encoding ras and Rab interactor 2 isoform X1, with product MSVSRAVHSSVNGTTAIPWRSSRRRLSLLEQLRGCQEAWCPGAPWDREEAHAAICGTPAGSFLVVRDSATSQPSLLCVSAGGENEAVLDYNIKSTDTVFQLAESRLSFSDLAQLVLFYSLTRDVLAVCLSIPCWIYGVTDKNKDRLAQLEPKTWLCTPPDQQTDEMTQREPSNVMCSIQLTSTNGALCIINPLYLREHGDDWLTHRATAAQSATQPSNYRRERRLSTTRTWAGAGLQNKRAISLDQAPSAAAMESSGLTRAKSADSPNCPPTPSATASPAGVVLRRPSRDSSSSLLQRDSTESLPPSTPSTPGSLNSAVFEPQHSGSTVPQSPHRVSWIEDGVWLPPPRPSSLLQPPSLELDSLSISSIEEEQESQMPSPNPHYPCAHRLADKVIHRLSAVGQAIGGLVSQKKRLTNRVQELSERKGEPFAEAVKEFLETTLKRSADSSGVMGMEFLQEVRSSLTSLKETLLDCQEIQALLDSITDINDSEIESLVELTLHKVALKPVSTHLYSCILSSRTEDGIFKRLQNNLRVLEKKGMEELGGSAGVGVPDSVTLERIQQRWTSVHEAYSPNKKVQILLKVCKSIYHSMSANASSGKVFGADDFLPCLTWVLLRSDVFTLQLDTDYMMELLDPTQLQGEGGYYLTTLYASLYYISSFQPRLPARQLSVEAQNSLNQWHRRRTLHCNQSRRSKHRRTIRRLSGREKVVKNSETESKEDSGKESDPVNIDASQKQTESTTEALQPLNEETSSGRGAEDKPQMSTPASDCNQMDVVRNKQEEGLALCTVGEENHRGL from the exons ATGTCTGTGTCCAGGGCGGTTCACAGTTCAGTCAATGGGACCACAGCCATCCcgtggaggagcagcaggagaaggCTGTCGCTGCTGGAGCAGCTGAGGGGCTGTCAGGAGGCCTGGTGCCCTGGGGCACCGTGGGATAGAGAGGAGGCCCACGCTGCTATCTGTGGAACACCTGCTGGG AGTTTCCTGGTTGTTCGCGACTCTGCAACGTCTCAGCCCAgcctgttgtgtgtgtctgctggaggagaaaatgaagcAGTTCTTGACTATAATATCAAAAGCACAGACACAG TCTTCCAGCTGGCTGAATCtcgtctttctttctctgactTGGCTCAGCTCGTGCTCTTCTACTCTTTGACCAG ggATGTGTTGGCTGTTTGTCTTTCCATTCCTTGCTGGATCTATGGTGTAACCGATAAGAACAAAGACCGCCTCGCTCAACTTGAACCAA AAACTTGGCTCTGCACACCCCCTGACCAGCAGACTGATGAAATGACCCAGAGGGAGCCAAGCAACGTAATGTGCTCCATACAG TTGACTTCCACAAATGGGGCCCTGTGTATCATCAATCCCCTCTACCTTCGTGAACATGGAGATGATTGGCTGACCCACAGGGCAACTGCTGCACAGTCCGCCACACAGCCATCGAATTACAGACGAGAGCGACGCCTCAGCACCACCAGAACATGGGCAGGAGCGGGGCTACAAAATAAACGAGCCATCTCGTTGGACCAGGCACCCTCTGCTGCCGCGATGGAGAGTTCTG GTCTAACCAGAGCCAAGTCAGCTGATTCACCAAATTGCCCCCCAACCCCGTCAGCTACAGCGTCTCCTGCCGGGGTGGTTCTCAGGAGGCCCAGCAGAGATTCTTCCTCCAGCCTTCTTCAAAGAGACAGTACAGAGAGCCTTCCTCCATCTACTCCCTCCACCCCTGGAAGCCTAAACAGCGCAGTGTTCGAGCCGCAGCACTCCGGCAGCACTGTGCCTCAGTCTCCTCACAGGGTGTCATGGATTGAAGACGGAGTCTGGCTTCCCCCGCCCAGGCCCTCCTCTTTGCTCCAGCCGCCGTCACTGGAGCTTGACTCGCTGTCAATCAGCAGCATAGAAGAAGAGCAGGAGTCCCAAATGCCGAGCCCTAACCCGCATTACCCTTGCGCTCACCGGTTGGCTGACAAGGTCATACATCGGCTGTCAGCGGTGGGTCAGGCTATTGGTGGGCTGGTGAGTCAGAAAAAAAGACTAACCAATCGTGTTCAGGAGCTGAGTGAGCGGAAAGGTGAGCCGTTTGCAGAAGCTGTGAAAGAATTTTTGGAGACGACGCTGAAGAGAAGCGCTGATTCCAGCGGGGTCATGGGGATGGAGTTCTTACAGGAAGTGAGGTCATCGCTCACGTCACTGAAGGAGACACTGTTGGACTGCCAAGAAATCCAGGCGTTGTTGGACAGCATTACTGACATAAATGACTCAGAGATCG AGTCCTTGGTAGAGCTTACCCTCCACAAGGTGGCTCTGAAGCCTGTCTCCACACACCTCTACTCCTGCATACTTTCCTCCCGGACTGAAGACGGTATCTTCAAGCGTCTCCAGAACAACCTGCGCGTGCTGGAGAAGAAGGGGATGGAGGAGCTAGGGGGGTCAGCTGGAGTTGGAGTTCCTGACTCCGTCACCCTGGAGCGGATCCAGCAGAGGTGGACTAGTGTGCACGAGGCCTACTCACCGAACAAAAAGGTCCAGATCCTGCTCAAAGTCTGCAAGAGCATCTATCACAGCATGAGTGCTAATGCTAGCTCAG gaAAAGTGTTTGGGGCAGATGATTTCCTGCCCTGCCTGACATGGGTGCTGCTCCGTAGTGACGTGTTTACCTTACAGCTAGACACAGACTACATGATGGAGCTGCTGGACCCTACACAGCTGCAGGGAGAGG GTGGCTACTACCTGACAACTCTATACGCCTCACTTTACTACATCAGCAGCTTCCAGCCACGACTGCCCGCCCGTCAGCTCAGTGTTGAAGCCCAAAACTCTCTCAACCAATGGCATCGCAGGCGCACCCTGCACTGCAACCAATCACGCCGCAGCAAACACAGACGTACCATTCGCAGGCTGTCGGGTCGGGAGAAGGTCGTGAAGAACTCAGAAACTGAAAGTAAAGAGGACAGTGGGAAAGAATCTGATCCTGTTAATATTGATGCATCACAGAAGCAGACTGAAAGCACCACAGAGGCTCTGCAGCCGCTGAACGAAGAGACAAGCAGTGGACGAGGAGCTGAGGACAAACCACAGATGTCCACTCCAGCATCAGACTGTAATCAGATGGACGTAGTAAggaacaaacaggaagagggaCTGGCTCTATGTACAGTAGGAGAAGAGAACCACAGAGGATTGTGA
- the rinl gene encoding ras and Rab interactor 2 isoform X2 — MAVHSSVNGTTAIPWRSSRRRLSLLEQLRGCQEAWCPGAPWDREEAHAAICGTPAGSFLVVRDSATSQPSLLCVSAGGENEAVLDYNIKSTDTVFQLAESRLSFSDLAQLVLFYSLTRDVLAVCLSIPCWIYGVTDKNKDRLAQLEPKTWLCTPPDQQTDEMTQREPSNVMCSIQLTSTNGALCIINPLYLREHGDDWLTHRATAAQSATQPSNYRRERRLSTTRTWAGAGLQNKRAISLDQAPSAAAMESSGLTRAKSADSPNCPPTPSATASPAGVVLRRPSRDSSSSLLQRDSTESLPPSTPSTPGSLNSAVFEPQHSGSTVPQSPHRVSWIEDGVWLPPPRPSSLLQPPSLELDSLSISSIEEEQESQMPSPNPHYPCAHRLADKVIHRLSAVGQAIGGLVSQKKRLTNRVQELSERKGEPFAEAVKEFLETTLKRSADSSGVMGMEFLQEVRSSLTSLKETLLDCQEIQALLDSITDINDSEIESLVELTLHKVALKPVSTHLYSCILSSRTEDGIFKRLQNNLRVLEKKGMEELGGSAGVGVPDSVTLERIQQRWTSVHEAYSPNKKVQILLKVCKSIYHSMSANASSGKVFGADDFLPCLTWVLLRSDVFTLQLDTDYMMELLDPTQLQGEGGYYLTTLYASLYYISSFQPRLPARQLSVEAQNSLNQWHRRRTLHCNQSRRSKHRRTIRRLSGREKVVKNSETESKEDSGKESDPVNIDASQKQTESTTEALQPLNEETSSGRGAEDKPQMSTPASDCNQMDVVRNKQEEGLALCTVGEENHRGL, encoded by the exons AT GGCGGTTCACAGTTCAGTCAATGGGACCACAGCCATCCcgtggaggagcagcaggagaaggCTGTCGCTGCTGGAGCAGCTGAGGGGCTGTCAGGAGGCCTGGTGCCCTGGGGCACCGTGGGATAGAGAGGAGGCCCACGCTGCTATCTGTGGAACACCTGCTGGG AGTTTCCTGGTTGTTCGCGACTCTGCAACGTCTCAGCCCAgcctgttgtgtgtgtctgctggaggagaaaatgaagcAGTTCTTGACTATAATATCAAAAGCACAGACACAG TCTTCCAGCTGGCTGAATCtcgtctttctttctctgactTGGCTCAGCTCGTGCTCTTCTACTCTTTGACCAG ggATGTGTTGGCTGTTTGTCTTTCCATTCCTTGCTGGATCTATGGTGTAACCGATAAGAACAAAGACCGCCTCGCTCAACTTGAACCAA AAACTTGGCTCTGCACACCCCCTGACCAGCAGACTGATGAAATGACCCAGAGGGAGCCAAGCAACGTAATGTGCTCCATACAG TTGACTTCCACAAATGGGGCCCTGTGTATCATCAATCCCCTCTACCTTCGTGAACATGGAGATGATTGGCTGACCCACAGGGCAACTGCTGCACAGTCCGCCACACAGCCATCGAATTACAGACGAGAGCGACGCCTCAGCACCACCAGAACATGGGCAGGAGCGGGGCTACAAAATAAACGAGCCATCTCGTTGGACCAGGCACCCTCTGCTGCCGCGATGGAGAGTTCTG GTCTAACCAGAGCCAAGTCAGCTGATTCACCAAATTGCCCCCCAACCCCGTCAGCTACAGCGTCTCCTGCCGGGGTGGTTCTCAGGAGGCCCAGCAGAGATTCTTCCTCCAGCCTTCTTCAAAGAGACAGTACAGAGAGCCTTCCTCCATCTACTCCCTCCACCCCTGGAAGCCTAAACAGCGCAGTGTTCGAGCCGCAGCACTCCGGCAGCACTGTGCCTCAGTCTCCTCACAGGGTGTCATGGATTGAAGACGGAGTCTGGCTTCCCCCGCCCAGGCCCTCCTCTTTGCTCCAGCCGCCGTCACTGGAGCTTGACTCGCTGTCAATCAGCAGCATAGAAGAAGAGCAGGAGTCCCAAATGCCGAGCCCTAACCCGCATTACCCTTGCGCTCACCGGTTGGCTGACAAGGTCATACATCGGCTGTCAGCGGTGGGTCAGGCTATTGGTGGGCTGGTGAGTCAGAAAAAAAGACTAACCAATCGTGTTCAGGAGCTGAGTGAGCGGAAAGGTGAGCCGTTTGCAGAAGCTGTGAAAGAATTTTTGGAGACGACGCTGAAGAGAAGCGCTGATTCCAGCGGGGTCATGGGGATGGAGTTCTTACAGGAAGTGAGGTCATCGCTCACGTCACTGAAGGAGACACTGTTGGACTGCCAAGAAATCCAGGCGTTGTTGGACAGCATTACTGACATAAATGACTCAGAGATCG AGTCCTTGGTAGAGCTTACCCTCCACAAGGTGGCTCTGAAGCCTGTCTCCACACACCTCTACTCCTGCATACTTTCCTCCCGGACTGAAGACGGTATCTTCAAGCGTCTCCAGAACAACCTGCGCGTGCTGGAGAAGAAGGGGATGGAGGAGCTAGGGGGGTCAGCTGGAGTTGGAGTTCCTGACTCCGTCACCCTGGAGCGGATCCAGCAGAGGTGGACTAGTGTGCACGAGGCCTACTCACCGAACAAAAAGGTCCAGATCCTGCTCAAAGTCTGCAAGAGCATCTATCACAGCATGAGTGCTAATGCTAGCTCAG gaAAAGTGTTTGGGGCAGATGATTTCCTGCCCTGCCTGACATGGGTGCTGCTCCGTAGTGACGTGTTTACCTTACAGCTAGACACAGACTACATGATGGAGCTGCTGGACCCTACACAGCTGCAGGGAGAGG GTGGCTACTACCTGACAACTCTATACGCCTCACTTTACTACATCAGCAGCTTCCAGCCACGACTGCCCGCCCGTCAGCTCAGTGTTGAAGCCCAAAACTCTCTCAACCAATGGCATCGCAGGCGCACCCTGCACTGCAACCAATCACGCCGCAGCAAACACAGACGTACCATTCGCAGGCTGTCGGGTCGGGAGAAGGTCGTGAAGAACTCAGAAACTGAAAGTAAAGAGGACAGTGGGAAAGAATCTGATCCTGTTAATATTGATGCATCACAGAAGCAGACTGAAAGCACCACAGAGGCTCTGCAGCCGCTGAACGAAGAGACAAGCAGTGGACGAGGAGCTGAGGACAAACCACAGATGTCCACTCCAGCATCAGACTGTAATCAGATGGACGTAGTAAggaacaaacaggaagagggaCTGGCTCTATGTACAGTAGGAGAAGAGAACCACAGAGGATTGTGA
- the sirt2 gene encoding NAD-dependent protein deacetylase sirtuin-2 — protein sequence MSDASELPKKEEEEVTPEPEEQSDDSSEEEAAGATEMDFLRNLFSSTLGLGSPDKVLDELTLEGVAQYIKSGKCKNILCMVGAGISTSAGIPDFRSPGTGLYANLQKYNLPYPEAIFQIDYFKKHPEPFFALARELYPGQFKPTVCHYFMKLLKDKGLLRRCYSQNIDTLERVAGLEGDDLIEAHGTFYTSHCISFCCRKEYNLDWMKEKIFSDDIPKCDKCSSLVKPDIVFFGENLPARFFTSMKMDFPRCDLLIVMGTSLQVQPFAGLVSRVSKSCPRLLINMEKAGQADPLLGLLGFGGGMDFDSDKAYRDVAHISTCDDGCLALADLLGWKAELEELVMQEHARIDSKDKKEKSSESKGAAAKASSASVAPETKKEE from the exons TGGACTTCCTGCGTAACCTCTTCTCCAGCACCCTGGGACTCGGCTCACCAGACAAAGTCCTGGATGAGCTGACTCTGGAAGGAGTGGCCCAATACATAAAGAGTGGAAAAT GTAAAAACATCCTCTGCATGGTTGGAGCAGGAATATCCACAT CGGCTGGGATCCCTGATTTCCGCTCACCTGGAACTGGCCTGTATGCAAACTTGCAGAAATATAACCTGCCTTACCCGGAGGCCATCTTCCAGATAGATTACTTCAAG AAACATCCAGAGCCTTTCTTCGCCTTGGCCAGGGAGCTTTACCCAGGACAGTTTAAG CCGACAGTCTGTCACTACTTCATGAAGCTGCTGAAGGACAAGGGGCTCCTGAGACGCTGCTACTCACAG AATATTGACACTCTTGAGCGGGTGGCCGGCCTCGAGGGAGACGATCTAATTGAAGCTCACGGAACGTTTTACACCTCTCACTGTATCAGCTTCTGCTGCCGCAAGGAGTACAACCTGGACTGGATGAAAG AAAAAATCTTTTCTGATGACATTCCCAAATGTGACAAGTGCAGCAGTTTGGTCAAGCCAG ATATCGTCTTCTTTGGGGAAAATCTGCCCGCCCGGTTCTTCACTTCAATGAAGATG GACTTTCCTCGCTGTGATCTTCTCATCGTCATGGGGACGTCTCTACAGGTCCAACCTTTTGCAGGCCTAGTCAGCAG GGTTTCAAAAAGTTGCCCCAGACTGCTCATTAACATGGAGAAGGCAGGACAG GCTGATCCTCTGCTGGGGTTGCTGGGTTTTGGAGGAGGGATGGACTTTGACTCAGACAAGGCATACAG AGATGTGGCACATATCAGTACATGTGATGACGGCTGTTTGGCTCTTGCTGACTTGTTGGGATGGAAG GCAGAGCTGGAAGAGTTGGTGATGCAGGAGCATGCCAGGATTGACAGCAAGGACAAGAAAGAGAAGAGCAGTGAGAGCAAAGGAGCGGCAGCCAAGGCCAGCTCTGCGTCGGTGGCACCAGAGACCAAAAAGGAGGAGTAA